The Acidobacteriota bacterium genome has a segment encoding these proteins:
- a CDS encoding methyltransferase domain-containing protein: MRDNIKEIVRIASRSFRFPEPVVEVGSFQVAGQEGYADLRGYFPNQRYIGCDMREGAGVDQLEDIEKGLSFEDGSVGAVVSCDTLEHVFDVFRFMEETNRVLMRGGYALHVSLMCHPIHNHPHDYWRFTPECFRRLLEKIGEPLILAQGAPNFPHTVIGIVRKGEPLPRTERERFMEAMDELSSQCDTMELDVPSHLKRSLLALGYHEEAYTRLLAGRHRDARESSKRAIRLCPLHLKSYVYWLFTFFPHSVYAAVRRVKKALWP; encoded by the coding sequence ATGAGAGATAATATAAAGGAGATTGTGCGGATTGCCTCCCGGTCTTTCCGCTTTCCAGAGCCCGTGGTTGAAGTAGGGTCCTTTCAGGTCGCGGGACAGGAGGGCTACGCCGATCTCAGGGGCTACTTTCCGAATCAGAGGTACATCGGCTGTGACATGCGGGAAGGGGCGGGCGTTGATCAACTGGAGGACATAGAGAAGGGGCTGAGTTTTGAGGACGGCTCGGTGGGCGCCGTTGTCTCTTGCGACACCCTTGAGCATGTGTTCGACGTTTTCCGCTTCATGGAGGAAACCAACCGGGTGTTGATGCGCGGCGGCTACGCGCTGCACGTTTCTTTGATGTGTCATCCCATTCACAACCACCCGCACGACTATTGGCGCTTTACTCCCGAATGCTTTCGAAGACTTCTTGAAAAAATCGGCGAGCCCTTGATCCTGGCGCAGGGGGCGCCCAATTTCCCTCATACGGTTATCGGTATCGTGCGCAAGGGAGAACCGTTGCCTCGCACGGAGCGGGAAAGGTTTATGGAAGCCATGGACGAGCTCTCGTCGCAGTGCGATACCATGGAGCTTGACGTTCCCTCCCACCTGAAACGCAGCCTGCTTGCCCTCGGCTATCACGAGGAGGCCTATACGCGTTTGCTTGCCGGACGGCATCGGGATGCGCGGGAGAGCTCGAAGCGCGCGATACGCCTTTGCCCCCTTCACCTCAAGAGCTATGTCTACTGGCTTTTCACCTTCTTCCCCCATTCCGTCTACGCCGCGGTTCGCCGCGTAAAGAAAGCCTTATGGCCGTGA
- a CDS encoding glycosyltransferase family 2 protein: protein MSDYPLISTVTPTRNPERLDTLTRAVRSILAQSYPRLEAIVVADGAKATHVDELEKRIGDSRLRIVRLKEGRGTAVSRNAGARAARGEYLAFLDDDDEWLPNKIEVQMQLAAEHPEAALIFCDAYVVTEPEVLRFFEMSGFRGTTSLEEMCRNNFALCSTVIVKRAVIEALGGFDDSPGMVGVADGDLWGRMLHAGYRAIYSPLALVNHSQYADNYSKTAEFFEHEINLFEKHIRLFSDRPRCRALLGRRLASVRRYARSPRRREALIARVEAIKYLDAGRAREARALLVRSMRCQPLCLRNYAHWAFTYFPSWSYQAVRKLKRALLQEP from the coding sequence GTGAGCGATTATCCTCTGATTAGCACCGTCACGCCGACGCGCAACCCCGAACGACTCGACACGCTCACCAGGGCGGTTCGAAGCATTCTGGCCCAGAGCTATCCGCGCCTGGAAGCCATCGTGGTGGCCGATGGAGCGAAGGCGACGCATGTCGATGAACTGGAGAAAAGAATCGGCGACTCGCGGCTGCGCATCGTGCGCTTGAAGGAGGGGCGGGGAACCGCCGTCTCCCGGAACGCGGGCGCCCGGGCGGCGCGGGGAGAGTACCTGGCCTTCCTGGACGACGACGACGAGTGGCTGCCGAACAAAATAGAGGTGCAGATGCAGCTTGCCGCGGAACATCCGGAAGCCGCGCTCATTTTTTGCGACGCCTACGTGGTCACCGAGCCCGAGGTCTTGCGGTTTTTTGAGATGAGCGGATTTCGCGGCACGACTTCCTTGGAAGAGATGTGCCGGAACAATTTCGCCCTGTGCTCCACGGTGATCGTGAAGCGCGCGGTGATTGAAGCTCTGGGGGGATTTGACGATTCGCCGGGCATGGTCGGCGTGGCCGACGGCGACCTCTGGGGCCGAATGCTGCACGCCGGCTACCGGGCGATCTACAGCCCGCTCGCGCTCGTGAACCATTCCCAGTACGCGGACAATTACAGCAAGACGGCCGAATTTTTCGAGCATGAGATCAATCTTTTTGAAAAACACATTCGGCTGTTTTCCGACCGTCCCCGGTGCCGGGCCCTGCTGGGCCGGCGGCTGGCCTCCGTCCGCCGGTACGCCCGCTCCCCCCGCCGCCGCGAGGCGCTTATTGCCCGCGTCGAGGCGATAAAATACCTGGACGCAGGCCGGGCCCGCGAGGCGCGCGCATTGCTCGTGCGGTCCATGCGCTGCCAGCCGCTGTGTCTTAGAAATTACGCCCATTGGGCCTTCACCTATTTCCCTTCATGGAGCTACCAAGCGGTTCGGAAGCTGAAGAGGGCGTTGCTTCAGGAGCCATGA
- a CDS encoding glycosyltransferase family 4 protein, with translation MRRPRLAIFTVGGERVASVRHRVFAYLPYLEREGFEVEVFEPHRSELGGRLASRVGDLLRDVREVKRWDVALVQRKCYPWPFPGALRRNARRLVFDFDDALFLPPPRPKAPSPRTRRRYRKNFEATVRLMDGVVCGNAYLEKKARSFASRTLVLPTGLDVRRWMPAKHSRRTLEEGPVVGWVGSFDNLPYLRAFAPAWQKLYERYPNMELRVVCDRNFHLNDVRIKNVRWRLSQEVEHFAGIDVGLLPLTDGPWARGKCAFKAVQYMACGIPTVASPVGENLNLIHEGENGLFAADADEWVERISAVVEDASLREQITRGARRTVMERYNLDVLAPELVAFLRSILGLK, from the coding sequence ATGAGACGACCCCGGCTGGCCATCTTCACCGTCGGCGGCGAGCGCGTGGCGAGCGTCCGCCACCGCGTGTTTGCCTATCTTCCCTATCTGGAGCGCGAGGGGTTCGAGGTCGAAGTTTTCGAGCCCCACCGGTCGGAGCTCGGCGGCCGCCTCGCCTCGCGCGTGGGCGACCTCCTGCGGGACGTGAGGGAGGTGAAGCGCTGGGACGTCGCCCTGGTGCAGCGCAAGTGCTACCCGTGGCCGTTTCCCGGGGCGCTGCGCCGCAACGCGCGGCGGCTGGTGTTCGATTTCGACGACGCCCTCTTCCTGCCGCCCCCCAGGCCGAAAGCTCCGTCGCCCCGGACGCGCCGCCGCTACCGGAAAAATTTCGAGGCCACGGTGCGCCTGATGGACGGCGTCGTGTGCGGGAACGCCTACCTGGAAAAGAAAGCACGCTCTTTCGCGAGCCGCACGCTCGTTCTTCCCACGGGCCTGGACGTCCGGCGGTGGATGCCGGCCAAGCATTCGCGAAGAACCCTGGAGGAAGGCCCCGTGGTGGGCTGGGTCGGCTCCTTCGATAACCTGCCTTACCTTCGGGCCTTCGCGCCGGCCTGGCAGAAACTCTACGAGCGCTACCCGAACATGGAGCTGCGCGTCGTGTGCGACCGCAATTTTCATCTCAACGACGTCCGCATTAAGAACGTGCGATGGAGGCTCAGCCAGGAGGTCGAGCACTTCGCGGGCATCGACGTGGGGCTTCTTCCCCTCACGGACGGCCCGTGGGCGCGCGGGAAGTGCGCGTTCAAGGCGGTGCAATACATGGCCTGCGGCATTCCCACCGTGGCTTCTCCCGTGGGCGAGAACCTGAACCTCATCCACGAGGGGGAGAACGGCCTGTTCGCGGCGGACGCCGACGAGTGGGTCGAAAGAATTTCCGCCGTGGTGGAGGACGCTTCCCTGCGGGAGCAAATCACCCGGGGCGCGCGGCGCACCGTCATGGAGCGCTACAATCTGGATGTGCTCGCCCCCGAGCTCGTCGCGTTCCTTCGCTCCATCCTGGGGCTGAAATGA
- a CDS encoding glycosyltransferase family 4 protein yields the protein MKRIALVSHLAAPGRLTGAEQGLLFLAAGLRGRGRDVLVVVPREGLLAEEARRQGCRVRVAPYPCLWLVGSRGFLRARELFHIARFLTGVRAWFRLRRVFREENVRLVHANTLVSVWPVLAARSLKLPVLWHAHETLAPGWRRHLFEALLDRLPQKTVCVSYAAMRALVRIPETRLQVVPIGVAVPPRRTPEDALELRRKLGLPAEGRFLLWVGHWEPHKGLEHFVQSLGILRRKKGIAGFRGVVLGEPRRERKLHAMRRSAARAGVAANIVWAGYRRDTERFYKAADVLVFTSLVEETLPFVVLEAMAAGCPVAGYEVGGVAEAVADGETGLLVERGNAEALAHALSLLLENEPRRRSMGEASRRRVEEYYSLERMLDSFERLYEEMLSNNNDR from the coding sequence ATGAAGCGCATCGCTCTGGTTTCGCACCTTGCGGCCCCGGGTCGGCTCACGGGCGCAGAGCAGGGGCTCCTTTTCCTCGCCGCCGGCCTCCGGGGGCGGGGCCGCGACGTTCTCGTCGTCGTGCCGCGGGAAGGTCTTCTTGCCGAGGAGGCGCGTCGGCAGGGCTGCCGCGTGCGCGTCGCGCCGTACCCCTGCCTGTGGCTGGTCGGCTCGCGGGGCTTTCTGCGCGCGCGCGAGCTTTTTCACATCGCGCGCTTTCTGACGGGGGTGCGCGCCTGGTTTCGCCTGCGGCGCGTTTTCAGGGAGGAAAACGTCCGCCTCGTGCATGCCAACACGCTCGTCAGCGTATGGCCGGTCCTGGCCGCGCGAAGCTTGAAGCTTCCCGTCCTGTGGCACGCTCACGAAACGCTGGCTCCGGGCTGGCGGCGGCACCTCTTTGAGGCGCTGCTTGACCGCCTGCCGCAGAAAACCGTCTGCGTCTCGTACGCCGCTATGCGCGCCCTGGTTCGCATCCCCGAGACGCGCCTTCAGGTTGTTCCGATCGGCGTCGCGGTTCCGCCGCGCCGCACGCCGGAAGACGCCCTGGAGCTGCGGCGGAAGCTCGGGCTGCCGGCGGAGGGAAGATTCCTTCTCTGGGTCGGCCACTGGGAGCCGCACAAGGGGCTCGAGCACTTCGTGCAGTCACTGGGAATATTGAGACGTAAGAAGGGAATTGCCGGTTTCCGCGGCGTGGTTCTGGGCGAGCCGCGCCGCGAGCGAAAGCTGCACGCGATGCGGCGGTCGGCCGCGCGGGCGGGTGTGGCCGCGAACATCGTGTGGGCGGGCTACCGCAGGGACACGGAGCGCTTCTACAAAGCGGCGGACGTGCTCGTCTTCACCTCCCTCGTGGAGGAGACGCTGCCGTTCGTCGTGCTCGAGGCCATGGCCGCGGGCTGTCCCGTCGCGGGCTACGAGGTGGGCGGCGTGGCCGAGGCCGTCGCGGACGGCGAGACGGGCCTTCTCGTCGAGCGCGGGAACGCCGAGGCCCTGGCCCATGCCCTCAGCCTGCTTTTGGAGAACGAGCCCCGGCGGCGGAGCATGGGCGAGGCGTCGCG